From one Sulfurimonas sp. HSL-3221 genomic stretch:
- a CDS encoding DMT family transporter has product MTPQRQGELYAVVLSLLESWFPILALVAVKAIGPLNTYGFVLIIATAVLLLLLYAREGFGGFADREALPDLLWTSFYITLLFTLVFIGLRYTTAGNMAVILTLQLFFSYLYFNLPGREKLDALHTFAAFIMGAGAVIILFPATFTFNPGDLLILLAAATAPLANLYQKRARQRVSALTILAFRNLAALPVLFGAALLFEGLPTAAALLDVLPAIAAVAVLVYVLAKILWIEALHRIGITKLSAMIAFMPLFTLIFAYPALGEVPTARQLLGTLPILLGAYLITRPLPPGREP; this is encoded by the coding sequence GTGACCCCGCAGCGCCAGGGGGAGCTCTACGCCGTCGTTTTGTCGCTGCTGGAGAGCTGGTTCCCCATTCTCGCCCTCGTCGCCGTCAAGGCCATCGGCCCGCTGAACACCTACGGCTTCGTTCTCATTATCGCCACCGCCGTGCTGCTGCTCCTGCTCTATGCCCGGGAAGGGTTCGGAGGTTTTGCCGATAGGGAAGCGCTGCCCGACCTGCTGTGGACCTCCTTTTATATTACCCTGCTCTTCACCCTCGTTTTCATCGGACTGCGCTATACGACGGCGGGGAACATGGCCGTCATCCTGACGCTGCAGCTCTTCTTCTCCTACCTCTACTTTAACCTGCCCGGCAGAGAGAAGCTCGATGCGCTGCACACCTTCGCCGCCTTTATAATGGGGGCGGGGGCCGTGATCATCCTCTTTCCCGCGACCTTCACCTTCAACCCCGGCGACCTGCTGATTTTGCTTGCGGCCGCGACCGCTCCCCTGGCGAACCTCTACCAGAAGCGGGCGCGCCAAAGGGTCAGCGCCCTCACCATCCTCGCCTTCCGCAACCTGGCGGCCCTGCCCGTGCTCTTCGGCGCCGCCCTGCTCTTCGAGGGCCTCCCCACCGCCGCAGCGCTCCTGGACGTCCTCCCCGCCATCGCCGCCGTCGCCGTGCTGGTCTACGTCCTGGCCAAGATCCTCTGGATCGAGGCGCTGCACCGCATCGGCATCACCAAACTCAGCGCCATGATCGCCTTTATGCCGCTCTTTACCCTGATCTTTGCCTACCCCGCGCTGGGGGAGGTCCCGACAGCACGACAGCTGCTCGGCACCCTTCCGATCCTACTGGGGGCCTACCTCATCACCCGTCCCCTCCCGCCGGGGCGCGAACCGTAA
- a CDS encoding glycosyltransferase family 4 protein: MRICIFTDTIGDLNGVSRFIQDMGEQALLHNVDLHIVASTAKYCPDLPNVHNLPPRWRVPMPFYRELDLAYPSASALERMLRELRPDIVHISTPGPVGVIAKKLAAKHNLPVLGTYHTDFPAYVRDNTGLEWAKRIADRTMARFYRPFKRVFTRSTEYLEIMEREIGIERARSELLSPGTNRKRFHPSHRSDSVFAEYGATGEGPKVLYVGRISKEKNVPFLLDVWQRYKADNPGSEAELLLVGEGGLRHKRANLALDDVIFAGPVIGDDLSRLYASCDLFVFPSVTDTLGQVVMEAQASRVCCLVSDVGGPQGIVNPDGNAGGMVVKGNDTDAWVAALEALLENATLRQNYAKQGYENMHHFNIIDSFTHFVQTHRDALHRHRP, from the coding sequence ATGCGCATCTGCATTTTTACCGACACCATCGGTGATCTCAACGGCGTCTCCCGTTTTATTCAGGATATGGGAGAACAGGCCCTCTTACATAATGTAGACCTTCACATCGTCGCTTCGACAGCCAAATACTGCCCCGACCTTCCCAACGTCCACAACCTGCCGCCCCGCTGGAGGGTGCCGATGCCTTTTTACCGCGAACTCGACCTCGCCTACCCCTCGGCCAGCGCCCTGGAACGGATGCTGCGGGAGCTGCGCCCCGATATCGTACATATCTCCACCCCCGGCCCTGTCGGCGTCATCGCCAAAAAGCTCGCCGCTAAGCACAACCTCCCCGTGCTCGGGACCTACCATACGGATTTCCCCGCCTATGTCCGCGACAACACGGGGCTGGAGTGGGCCAAACGGATCGCCGACAGGACGATGGCGCGCTTCTACCGCCCCTTCAAAAGGGTCTTTACCCGCTCGACCGAATACCTGGAGATTATGGAACGCGAGATCGGGATCGAGCGGGCACGCAGCGAACTGCTCTCGCCGGGAACAAACCGCAAACGCTTCCACCCGTCGCACAGGAGCGACAGCGTCTTTGCCGAATACGGGGCGACGGGAGAGGGTCCGAAGGTGCTCTATGTCGGCCGTATCTCCAAGGAGAAGAACGTCCCCTTTCTGCTCGACGTCTGGCAGCGATACAAGGCCGACAACCCCGGTTCCGAGGCCGAACTGCTGCTCGTCGGCGAAGGAGGCCTCCGTCATAAACGCGCCAACCTGGCCCTGGACGATGTCATCTTCGCCGGTCCGGTGATCGGCGATGACCTCTCCCGTCTCTACGCCTCCTGCGACCTTTTCGTCTTTCCCTCCGTCACCGATACGCTGGGACAGGTCGTCATGGAGGCGCAGGCCAGTCGGGTCTGCTGCCTTGTCTCGGACGTTGGCGGGCCGCAGGGCATCGTCAACCCGGACGGAAACGCCGGCGGTATGGTCGTCAAAGGCAACGATACCGACGCCTGGGTCGCGGCCTTGGAAGCCCTGCTTGAAAATGCTACACTACGGCAAAATTACGCGAAGCAGGGGTATGAGAATATGCATCATTTCAACATCATTGATTCGTTCACGCACTTCGTACAGACCCACCGCGACGCCCTGCATCGGCATCGGCCGTGA
- a CDS encoding C39 family peptidase, translating to MKRALQALLPALVLLTAATSAEAALGGPAGKEEVKTAMPIIEREYTVRVPVKSWSELKEKGVVRQRYDFSCGAASMATIMNFFYDQNVTENGIVRSVLDMKGVGSDAHKLEKSDFALSFADLADYGQTIGFRGVGVAMDIDALRKLRIPVIVYVKIRRFEHFTVFKGIQGDFVYLADPSFGNMKVKMAKFLEMFYQRDDLKHPGRVLAFIPLDKEKVQPDRSFMTVPESTDYLYQYIENRIDH from the coding sequence ATGAAACGGGCACTTCAGGCACTCTTGCCGGCACTCGTGCTGCTCACGGCGGCAACATCGGCCGAGGCCGCCCTCGGCGGACCTGCCGGAAAAGAGGAAGTAAAAACCGCCATGCCGATCATCGAGCGGGAGTATACGGTACGGGTTCCGGTGAAGAGCTGGAGCGAGCTGAAAGAGAAGGGGGTGGTGCGCCAGCGCTACGACTTCTCATGCGGGGCGGCGTCGATGGCGACGATCATGAACTTCTTCTACGATCAGAACGTCACCGAAAACGGGATCGTGCGATCGGTGCTGGACATGAAAGGGGTCGGCAGCGACGCCCATAAACTGGAAAAGAGCGACTTCGCGCTCTCCTTCGCGGACCTCGCCGACTACGGGCAGACCATCGGTTTCCGGGGAGTAGGTGTCGCGATGGATATCGACGCGCTGCGCAAACTGCGCATCCCGGTCATCGTCTACGTCAAGATCCGACGCTTCGAACACTTTACCGTTTTCAAAGGGATCCAGGGCGACTTTGTCTACCTGGCCGACCCGTCGTTTGGGAACATGAAGGTGAAAATGGCGAAGTTTCTCGAGATGTTCTACCAGCGCGATGACCTCAAACACCCGGGCAGGGTACTGGCCTTTATCCCGCTGGACAAAGAGAAGGTCCAGCCCGACAGGAGCTTTATGACCGTTCCCGAATCCACCGACTACCTCTACCAGTACATCGAGAACAGGATCGACCACTAG
- a CDS encoding outer membrane beta-barrel protein, which yields MRKSLLLTPLLLGALSANAWAQRADLYFGLNLFGSENKFDFEAGGYHERPSIGSKGFELKFGAVLYNGWRLQGYLLGEKFDEPLFDDTNDELYELGLDIMKTFDTYSDLFPFVQAGIGSGSMQLDSYYYPHDDSIGEVSLKVGMGLIFRIAPQLELMGGVDFQWRTWQDVEYYYPVYNKLSTDDSSVRYYGGINFLF from the coding sequence ATGCGTAAGTCTCTCCTGTTGACACCGCTGCTGCTGGGTGCCCTCTCCGCCAACGCCTGGGCGCAGCGGGCCGATCTCTATTTCGGTTTGAACCTCTTCGGCAGCGAAAACAAATTTGACTTCGAAGCCGGCGGCTATCATGAAAGACCGTCGATAGGGAGCAAGGGGTTCGAGCTGAAGTTCGGGGCCGTGCTTTACAACGGCTGGCGGCTGCAGGGGTATCTGTTGGGGGAGAAATTCGACGAGCCGCTCTTTGACGACACCAATGACGAACTCTACGAGCTCGGGCTGGATATCATGAAAACCTTTGATACCTATTCCGACCTCTTCCCCTTTGTCCAGGCGGGGATCGGCAGCGGATCGATGCAGCTTGACAGCTACTACTATCCCCACGACGACAGCATCGGCGAGGTCAGTCTCAAAGTCGGTATGGGGTTGATCTTTCGCATCGCCCCGCAGCTGGAGCTGATGGGGGGTGTCGATTTTCAGTGGCGTACGTGGCAGGACGTCGAGTATTACTACCCCGTCTACAACAAGCTGTCGACGGACGACTCCTCCGTCCGCTACTACGGCGGGATCAACTTCCTCTTTTAA
- a CDS encoding PaaI family thioesterase codes for MQAIKFPFLEHTGATLKRAEAGEAEVELHVQPHHLQHLGFVHGGVISTLMDNTGWYAAVSNLDEGFTAVTMEIKINYLKPASGKHLLASAAVKRQGRKTAFVTIELHDEGKLVAFATGTYAIMEEPQQP; via the coding sequence ATGCAAGCCATCAAATTCCCTTTTCTGGAACACACCGGCGCGACACTGAAGCGTGCCGAGGCGGGCGAGGCGGAGGTGGAACTTCATGTCCAGCCGCACCACCTGCAGCACCTGGGTTTCGTACACGGCGGGGTCATCTCGACGCTGATGGACAACACCGGCTGGTACGCCGCCGTCTCCAACCTGGACGAAGGGTTTACGGCCGTCACGATGGAGATAAAGATCAACTACCTCAAACCCGCCTCGGGCAAGCACCTGCTGGCCTCGGCCGCCGTGAAAAGACAGGGGCGCAAGACGGCCTTCGTTACCATCGAGCTGCACGACGAAGGCAAGCTCGTCGCCTTCGCCACGGGCACCTACGCCATCATGGAAGAGCCGCAGCAGCCCTAA
- a CDS encoding DUF3892 domain-containing protein, producing MARKRVSVTSEDKNGRNESFHDNYNGKDMTRDEFCREIKSGNYPGYHVANMNGKKTPKSNPDGKKGNNLG from the coding sequence ATGGCACGCAAACGTGTATCTGTTACTTCAGAAGACAAGAATGGACGTAATGAGTCATTTCATGACAATTACAATGGCAAAGATATGACAAGAGATGAATTCTGTCGAGAAATTAAGAGTGGGAATTATCCCGGATACCATGTGGCAAATATGAATGGGAAAAAGACTCCCAAGAGTAATCCAGATGGGAAAAAGGGAAATAACTTAGGATAG
- a CDS encoding MopE-related protein → MNRMGMLLPAFTALIFLTACGGGGGGSSTPTVSGQFVDAPVQGLSYACSSGTAGTTDAGGGYTCPDGDTVTFSVGAVTIGTVTAESGPVAPYSFFPADTAAAVNLARLLQSLDGDGDPNNGLIDLNSTLIAALPAGTDFSSPTFAADVETALGITLVGAVEAMHTLSEGMLDAGMTVPLKAIAVPESGSDIEVNDTIAVVFTRSMDTGSLLLTGTMSPQSNGGTWSTDVHANDRLTFSAKTFWSEGTQTLVIDVNDTGNNALSQLSLSYTVMAPADADADGYPFTTDCNDTNPNVNPGAPEIIGNGIDDNCNGMIDEVEICDGIDNDGDNLVDMDDPDLIAPLCEMQEGVCSGARKICGGASGWLPCDDAVYLAHDPNYNSSLDPCDSLDNDCDGATDENGAVSCDDGYACTTDVCTAGTCANTPNDTVCDDGNPCTSPYCDPSTGFCDTAGCNMYYLVAGTACDDQDPLTVDDVCDGAGVCSGTPSPDTDSDGVSDAAEALNGTDPNDPDTDNDGLNDGQELTANTDALDADTDDDGISDGNEVAYTLDPLDNDSDNDGLNDGLEIGLTSGVAGGTSDGAAAVSYSGTDLAFWQPDTDPGTHTDPLDPDSDNDGLCDGSATVCAGGEDLDTNGAVGASETNPADADTDDDALADGSDPHPLTQDSSSAMKIAGGTSDGAYAPLRIAYLGTTCTDTDSDGYCASLSDCDDANAAVHPGATEIWYDGIDQNCDSMNDYDQDGDTYVASAYNANAGGSAPFTDDCNDNDASIHPGATDTAGNDLDENCNDFVVCFVDADHDTYGSFTSEEAYPAAGGVSLTPGACGSSAVDGYADNGMDCNDAVASINPGSTETVDDGIDSNCDGRELCYKDADNDGYRPDSTSTVLSTDLDCVDYGEATPADPTGDCDDNDPLVYPGNGCPI, encoded by the coding sequence ATGAACCGGATGGGAATGCTCTTACCCGCCTTTACGGCGTTGATCTTTTTGACTGCGTGTGGCGGTGGCGGCGGGGGCAGCAGTACCCCGACGGTCTCCGGCCAGTTTGTTGACGCCCCCGTGCAGGGGCTTTCCTATGCCTGTTCTTCCGGTACGGCGGGTACGACCGATGCCGGCGGCGGATATACCTGCCCCGACGGCGACACCGTCACCTTCTCCGTCGGCGCCGTCACTATCGGTACCGTCACGGCCGAGAGCGGCCCGGTCGCTCCCTACAGCTTCTTCCCTGCAGACACCGCTGCCGCCGTCAACCTGGCACGGCTGCTGCAGTCGCTTGACGGAGACGGCGACCCGAACAACGGGCTCATCGATCTCAACAGCACTTTGATCGCCGCTCTCCCTGCGGGGACGGATTTCAGTTCCCCGACTTTTGCTGCGGACGTCGAAACGGCGCTGGGGATAACGCTGGTCGGGGCGGTCGAAGCGATGCACACGCTGAGCGAAGGGATGCTTGACGCAGGCATGACCGTCCCGCTCAAGGCGATCGCCGTTCCCGAAAGCGGTTCGGACATTGAGGTCAACGACACCATCGCCGTCGTTTTCACCCGGAGCATGGATACGGGCAGCCTTCTGCTCACCGGCACGATGAGCCCCCAGAGCAACGGCGGGACCTGGAGCACGGACGTTCATGCCAATGACCGCCTGACCTTTTCGGCTAAAACCTTCTGGTCGGAAGGCACCCAGACCCTCGTCATCGACGTGAACGACACCGGCAATAATGCGCTGAGTCAGCTCTCGCTCTCCTACACCGTGATGGCCCCCGCCGATGCCGATGCGGACGGCTACCCCTTTACGACCGACTGCAACGACACCAACCCCAACGTCAACCCGGGCGCGCCGGAAATCATAGGGAACGGTATCGACGACAACTGCAACGGCATGATCGATGAAGTCGAAATCTGCGACGGTATCGACAATGACGGCGACAACCTGGTCGACATGGACGACCCGGACCTCATCGCACCGCTTTGTGAGATGCAGGAGGGGGTCTGCAGCGGTGCAAGGAAAATCTGCGGCGGCGCTTCCGGCTGGCTCCCCTGTGACGACGCCGTTTACCTTGCGCATGATCCCAACTATAACAGCTCCCTGGACCCATGTGACAGTCTTGACAATGACTGCGACGGCGCTACGGATGAGAACGGGGCAGTCTCCTGTGACGACGGCTACGCCTGTACGACAGATGTCTGTACCGCCGGGACGTGTGCCAATACGCCCAACGACACCGTCTGCGACGACGGCAACCCGTGTACCTCCCCGTACTGTGACCCGTCAACAGGCTTCTGCGATACCGCCGGCTGCAATATGTACTATCTCGTCGCCGGCACGGCCTGCGACGACCAGGACCCGCTGACGGTGGACGATGTCTGCGACGGCGCCGGCGTCTGCAGCGGTACCCCTTCTCCCGATACGGACAGCGACGGGGTCTCGGATGCCGCGGAAGCCCTCAACGGGACGGACCCCAACGACCCCGATACGGACAATGACGGTCTCAATGACGGCCAGGAGCTTACCGCCAATACCGATGCCCTCGATGCCGACACCGATGATGACGGCATCTCCGACGGCAACGAGGTCGCCTACACACTCGACCCGCTGGACAATGACAGTGACAACGACGGCCTCAACGACGGCCTCGAGATCGGCCTGACTTCGGGCGTTGCAGGCGGTACCAGCGACGGTGCGGCAGCCGTCTCCTACAGCGGGACGGACCTCGCATTCTGGCAGCCGGATACCGACCCCGGGACACATACCGACCCCCTCGACCCGGACAGCGACAATGACGGCCTCTGCGACGGATCTGCGACGGTCTGTGCAGGCGGCGAAGATCTCGATACGAACGGCGCCGTCGGCGCTTCCGAGACGAACCCCGCCGATGCCGATACCGATGACGACGCCCTCGCCGACGGCAGCGACCCGCACCCGCTGACGCAGGACAGCTCCTCGGCAATGAAAATAGCGGGCGGTACCAGCGACGGCGCCTACGCACCCCTGCGCATCGCCTACCTTGGGACGACCTGTACCGACACGGACAGTGACGGCTACTGTGCATCGCTCAGCGACTGCGACGACGCAAACGCCGCGGTCCACCCCGGGGCGACGGAGATCTGGTACGACGGCATCGATCAGAACTGTGACAGCATGAACGATTACGACCAGGACGGCGACACTTATGTCGCTTCAGCTTATAACGCCAACGCCGGCGGTTCCGCTCCCTTTACCGATGACTGCAATGACAACGATGCGTCTATCCATCCCGGCGCGACAGACACAGCCGGGAACGATCTCGATGAGAACTGCAACGACTTCGTAGTCTGTTTCGTGGATGCTGACCACGACACGTATGGTTCCTTTACCTCCGAGGAAGCCTACCCTGCTGCGGGCGGTGTCAGCCTTACTCCAGGCGCCTGCGGCAGCAGCGCCGTTGACGGCTATGCGGACAACGGCATGGACTGCAATGACGCCGTGGCATCAATCAACCCGGGTTCGACGGAAACGGTAGACGACGGCATCGACAGCAACTGCGACGGCCGCGAACTCTGCTACAAGGATGCCGACAACGACGGCTACCGTCCGGATAGTACAAGTACCGTCCTCTCTACAGACCTGGACTGCGTCGACTACGGCGAAGCAACCCCGGCCGATCCAACCGGGGACTGCGACGACAATGACCCCCTTGTCTACCCGGGCAACGGCTGTCCAATATGA
- a CDS encoding replication endonuclease yields the protein MLQVSQDTNEGLARNSKPRHYAASQSGHEPSVRQLCCGAPLTSYKKVVDIVRMYGLSEGDLHDVRQKIRKQDNFLNYSYVTDNHSGQTFSLKECIVSSNHNPKRYHGEIQNRINTLEKEATESGLTPVFLTITLPSEFHAMKQGKSGDLVPNPKHNGITPKEAVKVLTKMFAKLRHDRSLKELTKSQRMYYRVNEPHKDGTPHTHILLFIPADGIARVEKAFYRLFNPKGNRFVKDIRNAASYIMKYINKTLPMSKEQRTKEDEYLNAWYIKNRINRFCSSRSTAPMYLYRMLHNHYSLYALTQVRKRKELKVLCYVGDDKIQEIWHGEELLFMRDENFTLHTINGLAA from the coding sequence ATGCTCCAGGTATCGCAAGACACGAATGAAGGCTTGGCCCGCAATAGTAAGCCGCGGCATTACGCGGCGTCGCAAAGCGGGCATGAGCCGAGCGTTCGGCAGCTGTGCTGCGGGGCGCCCTTGACTAGTTATAAAAAAGTTGTGGACATTGTCCGAATGTACGGATTGAGCGAAGGGGATCTGCACGACGTGCGACAGAAGATTCGGAAGCAAGACAACTTTTTAAACTACAGCTACGTTACCGACAATCACAGCGGTCAGACGTTCAGTCTGAAAGAGTGCATTGTCTCTTCGAATCACAACCCTAAACGCTATCATGGCGAGATTCAGAACCGTATCAACACTCTGGAGAAAGAGGCCACTGAATCGGGCTTAACCCCGGTCTTTCTGACGATCACGCTTCCTTCGGAGTTCCATGCTATGAAGCAGGGTAAATCTGGGGATTTGGTACCGAATCCCAAGCACAACGGTATCACGCCCAAAGAGGCGGTAAAGGTGCTTACAAAGATGTTTGCCAAGCTCCGGCACGACCGCTCCCTCAAGGAGCTGACCAAGTCGCAGCGCATGTACTATCGCGTCAACGAACCGCACAAGGACGGTACACCCCACACACACATTCTGCTTTTCATTCCTGCCGACGGGATCGCACGCGTCGAAAAAGCTTTTTATCGTCTCTTTAACCCCAAGGGAAACAGGTTCGTGAAGGACATTCGAAATGCTGCCAGCTACATAATGAAGTATATAAACAAGACCCTTCCAATGTCGAAAGAGCAGCGCACGAAAGAGGACGAATACCTCAATGCATGGTATATCAAGAACCGTATTAACCGCTTCTGCTCCAGCCGATCCACCGCCCCGATGTACCTTTACAGGATGCTGCACAATCACTATAGCCTCTATGCTCTTACACAGGTACGGAAACGTAAAGAGTTGAAAGTCCTTTGTTATGTCGGCGACGACAAGATACAGGAAATCTGGCACGGCGAAGAGCTGCTCTTTATGCGTGACGAAAATTTCACGCTGCACACCATCAATGGATTAGCTGCATGA
- a CDS encoding F0F1 ATP synthase subunit C, translated as MKKILFLMVAFAGAAFAADADVANQTLKAYSMIAAGVGLGLAALGGAIGMGHTAAATIAGTARNPGLGGKLMTTMFIALAMIEAQVIYTLVIALIALYANPYLG; from the coding sequence ATGAAAAAGATTCTTTTTCTGATGGTTGCTTTCGCTGGCGCTGCTTTCGCAGCTGACGCTGACGTTGCAAACCAGACACTCAAAGCTTACTCTATGATCGCTGCAGGCGTTGGCCTCGGTCTCGCTGCTCTTGGTGGCGCTATCGGTATGGGTCACACTGCTGCTGCGACTATCGCAGGTACTGCTCGCAACCCGGGTCTGGGTGGTAAGCTCATGACAACAATGTTCATCGCCCTCGCGATGATCGAAGCTCAGGTCATCTATACACTCGTTATTGCCCTGATCGCTCTGTACGCTAACCCGTACCTCGGCTAA
- a CDS encoding vWA domain-containing protein, with protein sequence MSEKTALDKLGKAKARLLLNSPYFGTLASRLELDTSDDIPGFLSNGLRLEYNPEYVEGLDDRECEFMLANGAMHAALVHERRQNGRMSWLWQLATDHAINTMLVQNNFALPPQVNYDPRFEGMYAEAIYAQLKDEIKNEEYSDDESNDTGFNENNQRKRDELKNAEGDHDPDKLRPQMEVENSVDESLFEHFEKAVREMLEQQGDTPLGLERFFVPAKQSVVDWRSELFHALSRHLKSDYRMLPPSKKLLYNHIYLPSSTSETLDIVIAIDSSGSVDEELLGRFIAEVESLLETFADYRIELLVCDAKVQSHRQFYPGEPLRFELKGGGGTDFRPVFEWTERYAPMAPLLLYFTDCDGRFPDKEPLIDTVWITPETQSEVPFGKTIVLNI encoded by the coding sequence ATGTCTGAAAAAACAGCCCTGGACAAACTGGGCAAAGCCAAAGCCCGTCTCCTGCTGAACTCCCCCTACTTCGGCACCTTAGCCAGCCGCCTGGAGCTGGACACCAGCGACGACATCCCGGGCTTTCTCAGCAACGGCCTCCGCCTGGAGTACAACCCCGAATACGTCGAGGGGCTCGACGACCGGGAGTGCGAATTCATGCTCGCCAACGGGGCGATGCACGCGGCGCTCGTACACGAACGGCGCCAGAACGGGCGGATGAGCTGGCTGTGGCAGCTGGCCACCGACCACGCCATCAACACCATGCTCGTACAGAACAACTTCGCCCTGCCCCCGCAGGTCAACTACGACCCCCGTTTCGAGGGGATGTACGCCGAGGCTATTTATGCCCAGCTCAAAGACGAGATCAAGAACGAGGAGTACAGCGACGACGAGAGCAACGATACCGGCTTCAACGAGAACAACCAGCGCAAGCGCGACGAGCTGAAAAACGCCGAAGGCGACCACGACCCGGACAAACTGCGGCCGCAGATGGAGGTGGAGAACAGCGTGGACGAGTCGTTGTTCGAGCATTTTGAAAAGGCCGTCCGCGAGATGCTGGAGCAGCAGGGCGACACCCCGCTGGGGCTGGAGCGCTTTTTCGTCCCCGCGAAGCAGAGCGTCGTGGACTGGCGCAGCGAGCTTTTTCACGCCCTCTCCCGCCACCTCAAAAGCGACTACCGCATGCTCCCGCCCTCCAAGAAGCTGCTCTACAACCACATCTACCTCCCCTCGTCCACCTCGGAGACCCTCGACATCGTTATTGCCATCGACAGCTCCGGGTCCGTCGACGAGGAGCTGCTGGGGCGCTTCATCGCCGAGGTCGAGTCGCTCCTGGAGACCTTCGCCGACTACCGCATCGAACTGCTCGTATGCGACGCCAAGGTGCAGTCGCACCGCCAGTTCTACCCCGGCGAGCCGCTGCGCTTCGAGCTCAAAGGTGGGGGCGGCACGGACTTCCGCCCCGTTTTCGAATGGACGGAGCGCTACGCCCCGATGGCCCCGCTGCTGCTCTACTTCACCGACTGCGACGGCCGTTTCCCGGACAAAGAACCCCTCATCGACACCGTCTGGATCACCCCCGAGACGCAGAGCGAAGTCCCCTTCGGCAAAACCATCGTTCTCAATATATAG
- a CDS encoding AAA family ATPase, producing MRSQEITETLGALIDQKLPTFLWGAPGIGKSSVVKQIADAKGIGFIDLRLSLMDPTDLKGIPFYENQAHQAVWAPPSFLPREGSGILFLDELNTAAPSVQASAYQLILDRKVGEYELPEGWAIVAAGNRENDRGVVYRMPLPLANRFIHLEMDVNVDDWRRWAYGHGIDERIIGYITANNDALFGFDPTSDTKSFPTPRSWEFVHGVLASGMRDQLALSAIAGAVGEERAVAFTAFAKVMHLLPDTDAVLRGESREVPEDLSALYALASALVSKVLKASDDSVLTRLLDYTHLLPPEFAVLIVQDLQKNGVMMDHLDAYGNWVGKFAFLLE from the coding sequence TTGAGAAGCCAAGAGATTACGGAAACCCTCGGAGCGCTGATTGATCAGAAGCTGCCGACCTTTTTGTGGGGGGCGCCGGGAATCGGCAAATCCTCCGTCGTCAAACAGATCGCTGACGCCAAGGGCATCGGCTTTATCGACCTGCGCCTCTCCCTGATGGACCCGACCGACCTCAAGGGGATCCCCTTCTACGAGAACCAGGCGCACCAGGCCGTCTGGGCGCCGCCCTCTTTTCTGCCCCGGGAGGGGAGCGGCATCCTCTTCCTCGACGAGCTCAACACCGCCGCGCCCTCCGTGCAGGCCTCGGCCTACCAGCTCATCCTCGACCGCAAGGTCGGCGAGTACGAACTGCCCGAGGGGTGGGCCATCGTCGCGGCGGGCAACCGCGAGAACGACCGGGGTGTCGTCTACCGCATGCCGCTGCCCCTGGCCAACCGCTTTATCCACCTGGAGATGGACGTCAACGTCGACGACTGGCGACGCTGGGCCTACGGGCACGGCATCGACGAACGCATCATCGGCTACATCACCGCCAACAACGACGCCCTCTTCGGTTTTGACCCCACGAGCGACACCAAGAGCTTCCCCACCCCGCGCAGCTGGGAGTTCGTCCACGGGGTCCTCGCGTCGGGCATGCGCGACCAGCTCGCCCTGAGCGCCATCGCCGGGGCCGTCGGCGAGGAGCGCGCCGTCGCCTTCACGGCCTTTGCCAAGGTGATGCACCTCCTGCCCGACACCGACGCCGTCTTGCGCGGGGAGTCGCGCGAGGTCCCCGAGGATCTCAGCGCCCTTTACGCCCTCGCCTCCGCCCTCGTCTCCAAGGTGCTCAAAGCCTCCGACGACAGCGTACTGACCCGTCTGCTCGACTATACCCACCTGCTCCCCCCGGAGTTCGCCGTCCTCATCGTCCAGGACCTCCAGAAAAACGGCGTCATGATGGACCACCTCGACGCCTACGGCAACTGGGTCGGCAAGTTCGCCTTCCTTCTAGAGTAA